A window from Streptomonospora salina encodes these proteins:
- a CDS encoding sensor histidine kinase: protein MRGRPPGRELLDHPLLGGRAYLGSALWAGAMFALGLLLWGVGAYFWRDGIGPHWLLATLAAVCGLMLFRRTAPGAVLGAATLVLAVDAAIGPSSAVIIVYGDALYAACVWGRRRSADTVLALVCAGGVAVTASLAAALMLGAFRGGLLELVQVIGLYVLVFASPVISGLSVREHRQRTALERERARQIERMAELDRRNAVTEERGRVARELHDVIANHLSAVAVQSTAALSMREADPARMRRILGVIRDSSLHGLTDMRAMIRVLRDEEGGSHLDAVTPRLSDADRFFADAREAGVEVEVAWPDGVPPLPPRADAAAYRVLQESLTNALRYAHPRRVEVVVDVRAGDAVGRGNGREDGIGAGETSGGRTLVVSVSNGVAEAGEGATGVLHGQGAGAGLTGMRERVLLLGGRFSAGPVDARTWRVRAEIPLSPAEQASGAEPRGSAADGGAAQDPGGAGAAERPAGAEDGVR from the coding sequence GTGAGAGGACGACCGCCCGGCCGCGAGCTGCTGGACCACCCGCTGCTGGGTGGCCGCGCCTACCTTGGAAGCGCCCTGTGGGCGGGGGCGATGTTCGCGCTGGGACTGCTGCTGTGGGGCGTGGGAGCCTACTTCTGGCGCGACGGCATCGGTCCGCACTGGCTGCTGGCCACCCTGGCCGCCGTCTGCGGTCTGATGCTCTTCCGGCGCACGGCGCCCGGCGCCGTCCTCGGCGCGGCGACACTGGTCCTCGCGGTCGACGCCGCGATCGGCCCCTCCTCCGCTGTGATCATCGTCTACGGCGACGCTCTGTACGCGGCATGCGTGTGGGGCCGGCGCCGATCGGCCGACACGGTGCTGGCCCTGGTCTGCGCGGGCGGGGTGGCGGTGACCGCGTCGCTGGCGGCGGCGCTGATGCTCGGAGCCTTCCGGGGCGGGCTACTGGAGCTCGTCCAGGTGATCGGGCTCTACGTCCTGGTCTTCGCCAGCCCGGTCATCAGCGGCCTGAGCGTACGCGAACACCGTCAGCGCACGGCTTTGGAACGCGAGCGGGCCCGCCAGATCGAGCGGATGGCCGAACTGGACCGGCGCAACGCCGTGACCGAGGAACGCGGCCGGGTGGCCCGCGAGCTGCACGACGTGATCGCCAACCACCTCAGCGCCGTTGCGGTGCAGTCCACCGCCGCCCTGTCGATGCGCGAGGCCGATCCTGCGCGGATGCGCCGAATCCTGGGAGTGATCCGTGACAGCAGCCTGCACGGCCTCACCGACATGCGTGCCATGATCCGGGTGCTGCGCGACGAGGAGGGCGGATCGCACCTGGATGCGGTGACTCCCCGGCTCTCCGACGCCGACCGGTTCTTCGCCGATGCCCGCGAAGCCGGGGTGGAGGTGGAGGTCGCCTGGCCCGACGGCGTGCCGCCGCTGCCTCCGCGCGCCGACGCCGCCGCCTACCGGGTGCTGCAGGAGTCGCTGACCAACGCGCTACGCTACGCCCATCCGAGGCGGGTCGAGGTGGTCGTGGACGTTCGGGCCGGCGATGCGGTCGGACGGGGGAACGGCCGGGAGGACGGGATCGGCGCGGGCGAGACTTCCGGGGGGCGAACGCTGGTCGTGAGCGTGAGCAACGGCGTCGCCGAGGCAGGGGAGGGGGCGACCGGGGTGCTCCACGGACAGGGCGCGGGAGCGGGGCTGACCGGGATGCGCGAGCGGGTGCTGCTGCTCGGCGGACGGTTCAGCGCGGGTCCGGTGGACGCGCGGACGTGGCGGGTGCGGGCCGAGATACCGCTGTCGCCCGCGGAACAGGCGTCCGGCGCCGAGCCGCGTGGGTCGGCCGCGGACGGCGGTGCCGCCCAGGACCCGGGCGGTGCCGGCGCGGCGGAGCGCCCTGCAGGAGCCGAGGACGGTGTGCGGTGA
- a CDS encoding dipeptide ABC transporter ATP-binding protein, whose product MTDPVVSVKDLRITFPTLEGRLTAVDGLSFDVPDGGAVGIVGESGSGKSATSLALMGLHRGTNADVTGDITVAGTSINTASDTRVRAMRGNDIAMVFQDPMSSLHPQYTIGNQLIEALKVHRPGASASDARARAVESLDRVGIPDAAKRINSYPHEFSGGMRQRALIAMGLMCEPTVLLADEITTALDVTVQAQILDLLDDLRNDLGMSLILVSHDLAVVAGSVDEVLVMQNGGVVERGDVRDVLSAPAHPYTRSLLAAVPRVDVSRAQRRAQVRAERLEPASEGQGEQAQRAQRARRRADAEAAEQRTGATAKPEKSDEDAALLSVRNARMRFKVRGGLLGGASDFYAVDDVSFDLHQGETLGIVGESGSGKSTLSRMITRLLTPTSGEIAFEGRDITRLSERKLRPLRRDIQMIFQNPYSSLNPRVTIGDSIGAGLRVQGETDTKQIQRKVQQLLERVGLEASHYNRFPHAFSGGQRQRIAIARALILRPKLVICDEPVSALDVSTQDQVLRLLDELQDDFDLTYIFVAHDLAVVRQVSDRVAVMRQGEIVELDHSDTVYEAPRHDYTRELLTAAPVLDPVEAKRQREQRAERRRASTAA is encoded by the coding sequence ATGACCGATCCGGTCGTCAGCGTCAAGGATCTGCGGATCACGTTTCCCACCCTGGAGGGGCGGCTCACCGCGGTGGACGGCCTCTCCTTCGACGTCCCCGACGGCGGGGCGGTGGGCATCGTCGGCGAGTCCGGTTCGGGCAAGAGCGCCACGTCCCTGGCGCTGATGGGCCTGCACCGCGGCACCAACGCCGACGTCACCGGCGACATCACCGTCGCCGGCACCAGCATCAACACCGCGAGCGACACCCGGGTCCGCGCCATGCGCGGCAACGACATCGCCATGGTCTTCCAGGACCCGATGTCCTCGCTGCACCCGCAGTACACGATCGGCAACCAGCTGATCGAGGCGCTCAAGGTGCACCGGCCCGGCGCCTCCGCCTCCGACGCCCGGGCCCGCGCCGTCGAATCGCTGGACCGCGTCGGCATCCCCGACGCCGCCAAGCGGATCAACTCCTACCCGCACGAGTTCTCCGGCGGCATGCGCCAGCGCGCGCTGATCGCCATGGGGCTGATGTGCGAACCCACGGTGCTGCTGGCCGACGAGATCACCACCGCCCTGGACGTCACCGTCCAGGCCCAGATCCTCGACCTGCTCGACGACCTGCGCAACGATCTGGGGATGTCGCTGATCCTGGTCAGCCACGACCTCGCGGTGGTGGCCGGGTCGGTCGACGAGGTCCTGGTGATGCAGAACGGCGGCGTCGTCGAACGCGGCGACGTGCGCGACGTCCTGTCCGCGCCCGCGCACCCCTACACCAGGTCGCTGCTCGCCGCGGTCCCGCGAGTGGACGTCTCCCGCGCCCAGCGCCGCGCCCAGGTGCGCGCCGAGCGCCTGGAGCCCGCCTCCGAAGGCCAGGGCGAGCAGGCCCAGCGAGCTCAGCGCGCACGCCGGCGTGCCGACGCGGAGGCGGCCGAGCAGCGCACCGGCGCCACCGCCAAACCGGAGAAGAGCGACGAGGACGCGGCGCTGCTGTCGGTGCGCAACGCCCGCATGCGCTTCAAAGTCCGCGGCGGTCTGCTGGGCGGTGCCAGCGATTTCTACGCCGTCGACGACGTCTCCTTCGACCTGCACCAGGGCGAGACGCTGGGGATCGTGGGCGAGTCCGGATCCGGCAAGAGCACCCTGTCGCGGATGATCACCCGGCTGCTCACCCCCACCTCCGGAGAGATCGCCTTCGAAGGCCGCGACATCACGCGGCTGTCCGAGCGCAAGCTGCGCCCGCTGCGCCGCGACATCCAGATGATCTTCCAGAACCCGTACTCGTCGCTGAATCCCCGCGTCACCATCGGCGACAGCATCGGCGCCGGCCTGCGGGTGCAGGGCGAGACCGACACCAAGCAGATCCAGCGCAAGGTCCAGCAGCTGCTGGAGCGCGTAGGCCTGGAGGCGTCGCACTACAACCGCTTCCCGCACGCGTTCTCCGGCGGCCAGCGCCAGCGCATCGCCATCGCCCGCGCCCTGATCCTGCGGCCCAAGCTGGTCATCTGCGACGAACCGGTATCGGCTCTGGACGTGTCCACCCAGGACCAGGTGCTGCGGCTGCTCGACGAGCTCCAGGACGACTTCGATCTGACCTACATCTTCGTCGCCCACGACCTGGCCGTGGTCCGCCAGGTCAGCGACCGGGTGGCGGTCATGCGCCAGGGCGAGATCGTCGAGCTGGACCACAGCGACACCGTCTACGAGGCGCCCCGGCACGACTACACCCGCGAGCTGCTGACAGCGGCCCCGGTCCTCGACCCGGTCGAAGCCAAGCGGCAACGGGAGCAGCGCGCCGAACGCCGCCGCGCGTCGACCGCGGCATAG
- a CDS encoding ABC transporter permease — MIRYILRRLVAGVVLLLVVTMVVFAIFFLVPRLAGIDSDGLAARYVGKSPSPEAIAAVKERLNLDEPITVQYGEFVSGLVTGTEYDSGTDIIHCDAPCFGYSFKTNTEVWPQLMDRLPVTGSLAIGAAVIWVLAGVSIGVLSALRRGSLLDRAAMITALAGVSLPIFFTGLVSLALLSYYWPIFPPGGSYTGITENPLAWAHGLVLPWVTLAFLYAAMYARLTRAGMLDTMGEDFIRTARAKGLPERTVVTKHGLRAALTPIITIFGLDFGLMLGGAVLTESTFSLPGLGKFAVDAIRGNDLPVVLGVTLLTAAFVVVCNLIVDVLYAWVDPRVRVGA; from the coding sequence GTGATCCGATACATTCTCCGCCGCCTGGTCGCGGGCGTCGTCCTCCTGCTCGTGGTCACCATGGTCGTGTTCGCGATCTTCTTCCTGGTGCCGCGCCTGGCCGGCATCGACTCCGACGGGCTGGCGGCCCGCTACGTCGGCAAGTCGCCCAGCCCCGAGGCCATCGCCGCGGTCAAGGAGCGGCTGAACCTCGACGAGCCGATCACCGTGCAGTACGGGGAATTCGTCTCCGGACTCGTGACGGGTACGGAGTACGACAGCGGCACCGACATCATCCACTGCGACGCCCCGTGCTTCGGCTACTCTTTCAAGACCAACACCGAGGTCTGGCCGCAGCTGATGGACCGGTTGCCCGTGACCGGTTCTCTGGCGATCGGCGCCGCCGTGATCTGGGTGCTGGCCGGCGTGTCCATCGGCGTGCTCTCGGCGCTGCGCCGCGGATCCCTGCTCGACCGGGCGGCGATGATCACCGCGCTGGCCGGCGTCTCGCTGCCGATCTTCTTCACCGGCCTGGTGTCACTGGCACTGCTGAGCTACTACTGGCCGATCTTCCCGCCGGGCGGCAGCTACACCGGCATCACCGAGAACCCGCTCGCCTGGGCGCACGGGCTGGTCCTGCCCTGGGTGACCCTGGCGTTCCTCTACGCTGCGATGTACGCGCGGCTGACCCGCGCCGGCATGCTCGACACCATGGGCGAGGACTTCATCCGCACCGCCCGTGCCAAGGGCCTGCCCGAGCGCACGGTGGTCACCAAGCACGGCCTGCGCGCCGCGCTGACCCCGATCATCACCATCTTCGGCCTGGACTTCGGGCTGATGCTGGGCGGGGCGGTGCTCACCGAGAGCACGTTCTCCCTCCCCGGCCTGGGCAAGTTCGCCGTCGACGCCATCCGCGGCAACGACCTGCCGGTGGTCCTGGGAGTCACCCTGCTCACCGCGGCGTTCGTGGTCGTGTGCAACCTGATCGTCGACGTGCTCTACGCCTGGGTCGACCCCCGCGTGCGCGTAGGCGCCTGA